TCCATCCGCCAATCTCTGggttgagaaaaaaacaacaaatggaGTTCATTCATTTGGAAGAGGGTGGAATTTATATGTGGTTGCAGTTTTGTGACAGGCATTTCTCAGAGGTGTATTCCAACTTCAAAGCTGGAATATGTTGCTTCCACAGACTGAGGGAGAACACTAATCCATCTTCAGTAAGGAGAAGGCTTTCATTATTTCCTTTGCTGTTCTCTATATTTAACATGCTCGCTAAGCTACTGTTAGGTTTGTGGTGTCCTATGTGTTGAACAACATTGGCTGTTTTGTAAGTCAGTCAAGCACTTCAGCACATCACTTTGACCTCCTTTTCAGAAGGATAAACATCAATATATGGAATCACGGCTAAGGAACCGATTCATGGAGACTTTAATCTCATTATGAAAATATCTGTCTTTGATTCATtaattcagaaattaaaaagaGGATCTTGGATAGTTAGCAAAACCTTTTTTAGTAACGATACAGCTTGTTATGAATGTGATCAATTAAATATGCTCCCATTATTGATCTCATTATTTGAAACAGAcagtaaaacattttgtaatgttaacagttatatttatatactcattataaaaagaataatagtATATTATCACTTTGGAAGTTTCTTAGTATAAATGCATTTGAAGACAAATGCTATGTAGGTATTCCATCATCTCGTTAACTGAAAATTAAATTAGTAGCTTAAAGGTGACCATAGTTTCATGCATATTGTATGTCAGCAATAATGTGAGTAATAATATGAGGATTCTTGGGTAGTGCATTACATAAACCCTCAGGGCCTAAGCAGTAACCTTTTCTCAGGGTTTCCCAACGCCCTGCACTGCACAATGTAGTGGGGTCAGGCCATGAAAATAACCGAGCTGTGTGAGATTAAATCttgaaaatgattttaatttaataaactgtcTCACCCTTAAAGTGACAAATGTTATAGTTTTTatcaaataaaactgtaataatGTATATTACATACAAAATACAGTCTGAAAACATACAACCTATTTAAGATCTTTATTTAGGACACTGCTGTGTAGAAGTATTGTGTCAGCATTTTTAACCACTGTTGAGGCTCCTCCTTTAAGCTACGTTCACATTATGGTACTGTAATGAAAGCTTACAACCAATATTAACAtatacatttcatttcacaGACACTTCTAGCCAAAGCAGCATATAAGTCAGGTAAAAGACAATCCATTTAAATGAATCAACAGTGCTAAAAGTGCAGCAAAAGCAGTTTTCACCAGTAGACTAGAAACAAATGCAAAGTAGCCTTAGGCAGAGCAGAGAGTACTACAACTAAACACGAAAGCTGGAGCAAGTGCTTGTACTGAGGAGTGACATCTTTTGGAGAACCACCACAAGGGTGTAAtctttgttatattttatgttgcAGCTACAGTAGATatgaaaagtctacacacccctgttaacattaacctggttgcataagtatgcctaaactaatacttaatTAAAGCACCTTTAGACTTtgtcacagcattcaatctttttggcTAAGAGTCAGTAagtttggcacatcttgacttagcaatattttgccattcttccttgcaaaaacattctaacTCTGTCAAATTGGCTGGGAatttcctgtgcacagcccttttcaggtcaccccacagatctttgattggatttagggtTGGACTATgcgccattccaaaaccttgttTAACTCGTTTTGGTGAagtcattcctttgttgatctggaggtttgcgtTGGGTCGTTCTCAGGCTGAAAGATGAAATTCCTCCTCATCTTAAGTGTTTAAGCAGAAGCCTTAATTTTTTGCACCAAAATTGACTGTTATTTGGaactattcattattccttccAGCCTGATTAAAGGCCCACTTACAGCTGAAGAAACACAGTACCAAAGTATAACACTTCCACCGCCATGCTGCagtgtggggatggtgttcttttggtaatgtgctgtttttttttgttattgttccAAACAAATCTTTTGGTTTTATGGCCAAAAATTTAGActttgtctcatcagaccataacattATTCCACTTGATTTTGGGAGATttgatgtattatttatttatttatttggttaaaaaaggcttccatcttgccaccctacccatAGCCCAGATATATGATGAATTgtggagattgttgtcacatgtggggagcaaccagtacttcctgcaattcttttaatgttgctgtaggcctcttggcagtctccctgaccagttttccaCTGGTCTTCTCATTAATTTTAGAGGTAcgtctccacttgttgattattgtattcacagtgttccatgacATATCCAGTGCCTTGGAAATGTTTTGTAACCCTCTCCCGAtttatatttttcaacaatgagatccatacctgctttgtaagctctttacGGTCCATGGCTTTTCCAGGTGGATGTTAAGAAGAttatgtcaggaaaatcctataggaacatctgtactttatttgagggtaatcagtcactttaattgatggcaggtgtatactaattagtatttaacatgagtttgaatgtgattggttcattctgaacactgccacaatcccaattataaaagggtgtgcatacttatgcaagcTGGGTTATtggaaggtttttgtttttcttttttccccaaaaaactTTTCTGGGTGTTTGTGACGTGATATTTATATGttacaatttcacaataaaggtgaaaaaggttctgacaGGTTCAATTATGAACCTTTAacttagataaaaaaaaaaaattacatcacaaaaacctgacattttaacaggggtgtgtagactttttatatccactgtacatctGGAATTTTGTGTATGATTAAGTATTTAGGTTGTTGTTTCTTGCCTTAAAAGAATCATGAGATAGTTGGTAGCtattggttatatatatatattgaattctgtttttatttgaaggGCGTGTTTCACAGCAACGGTCAAGCAAACAGGTTTCAGGAGCTATGTGCAGTTCAGAAGCCAATGCATTACTTTACACTGAGACTTGTTTGCATTGTTTTGAATATGTATTCATTGTGTTGTAGTTTCTATATTGTTAATAAAATTACCAAGATAGTAAAGAGATTTAGCAAACAGAGCTAGGCTCATTAGGACTTGTCATGATCAGCATGAGGattaattaaagtaaaattttgTAAGACAAAAAACCTTACcagttacaaaacatttttcatttcactgtttgtgaaCACTGCAGCATACCTAAACTAAACTTCAGTGGTGAAACATTAGGAAATGTCAGGGCCTCATGCCCAGGCATGTGCATGCTTGCTGGGACATTTTATGTTGATATATTGCTATTGAGATCATTAGGTGTAAATCTTTTTACAGCACTGAAAGAAAACGTGTTTATTTGCATTAAAAAGGcatgaatgtaaatgataaAGTAAATATTGTTATCTGTGTGAATGAAACTAAATTATGACAGTTCAGTGAAAGGAAAGTCGAGCCGTTGCTATTTAATGATATGTGAAAATCTTTTAACATTGTTAACATTTAACCTGTTAAAACTTGATACTCATGTGTCCATAAACAGACAGTCTATCTTAAGAGTTACTCTGAATAACACAGCATTGCTACAGAAAACTGCCTTTGTGTCAAAAAACTTCCTTCTTTTGCCACCCTCCTTCCTTTACCCACAATGAGTCACTCAAAAACCCTCAGTCTATGTTTCCATGGTGAAACTCAGTACAAAtaaatgcacacactcacaggcaAGCCACAAATAATATATTGGAGCTATAACTGGCAAATCACACAACCGAAAGGAATTTATGTTCAGACCTAGAccttttctaaataaaaacctaaatatCTACAGTTGTGGTAGTTTTTGATGTTTGGTTTATATATAGTCAAGCCTTATCAATATGAAACTaaggacaataaataaaacatttaaggatacattatattaaatgtgttttttttactcagaTTGTACCCCCTGCTCCATAATGGCCCATCGCTCCCAGTGTTCTTCAATGGGAGACAACCCTCTGGATCCTAACTATCTACCACCACATTATCGGGAAGAGTACAGACTGGCAATAGATGCTCTGGTggaaaatgatcttgatgggTACTATAAATTTCTGCAAAATGCAAATATTGTTGATTTCCTGTCAAGACCAGAGATTGAGCACATTAAAAATACTGTGCAAACGCCACAAAGAGTTGCATCTGTACCAGAACTGGCTTACCATGAAATGGATCAGGATGGTTCATCAGACACATACTGGCCACTGCACTCTGATTTGGATGCGCCAGGTTTGGATCTTGGTTGGCCACTGCAACAACACAGTTTTGTAGGCCCCACTGAAGTTAGAACACTGGTAAACCCCTCAGACCCTGAAATGCCTAGCATCAAGGAACAGGCCCGACGGCTCATTAAAAATGCACAGCAGGTTAGTACCTTAGAATACAGTAACTGAATTAATTGAAGAAAAATAATGAcgattaaaaaaatgatataatGCATAATGATATGTAGCGTCTAACACATGGGATAGATGAACGGACTAGCACCCCAAGCAACAATTAGATAAGGATTCAGGATTGAACTGATATCTAACCACATTATAATTCCCTTTACCCAATAGGTCATTGCAGTGGTAATGGATATGTTCACAGATGTTGATATATTTGCTGATCTGCTTGATGCTGCTCAACGGCATGTGCCTATTTATATTCTACTGGATGAACAAAATGCCCATCActttgttgccatggtgacaaGCTGCAAAGTTAACCTGGATATGGTTCATGTAAGACCTGATTGCCTTCCTGTAATAAGAAATTACTTCTACAAAACACTGGAATGTTATTGTgactataattatttatatatatggaCATATTATGCAGTGGCTTCCTGTTGAATATGTTACAGATGATGCGGGTGAGGACTGTTGCTGGCATTACATATTTCTGTCGCACAGGAAAGTCATTTAAAGGACAGCTGATGGACCGCTTCCTTCTAGTTGACTGCAGAGCAGTGCTCAGTGGGAATTATAGGTGAGTTTAGGCCTCTAGCCTTAAAAATCGGGCGATGAAAATAGTCTAATAGTAATAGACCAAATCAATAATTGTCACTcaaaattttcttttttcttcagttttatgTGGTCATTTGAGAAGATACACCGCTGCATAGCTCATCTGTTTTTGGGAGAACTTGTGGCCACTTTTGATGAGGAATTTCGCATTCTCTTTGCTCAGTCCCAGCCCCTTGTTGTTGAAAATTCCCTGGTGCCTATGCCACCTGACAGCACTAGTGGATACTTAAGCAACCAGTTCGGATTAAAAAGGTCACAATCTCTGAGGAATCCTCGAGGAATCCTTCGGCACTCTGAGCATTTGGGATACCCATTTGGAGGAGACCGCCTTGATACCGCTCTGCCCTTCAGAAGGGATGACCCATTCCGCCACTCCATTGAGCCAGGAGGTATTGCTTTGCAGGTTGGCAAATTCAGTTCACATCAGATGAGAATGCAGCAGTCTTTCTTGGAGCAAGGCAGGCCAATAATTGCTTCACGCCAGCTAGAAATGAACATGTATAAAAGGCATAGCTATGCTGAAGGCACCCATGAGAGCTACTCCTCTTCTCGACAGTACATGAAGCATCGTGTCATGAACAACTTGGATGAGATGGAAACACACTATCAGAGAGACCAACAATTCTATCAAAGTGAGGGTACAGGACTAGAAACTGGACGCTTTGACCCTCTTCGGAGCTCTAGTCTTTACCAGCTAGATCAATACTCTGACCCTATGTATCAACTTGAACTAGAAGCACCAGAAAGTCACAATGTCTTATCCTCTGAAGATCTTAGCAATGATCCAGAAAGCAAGCTTCATGAAGGCGTGGCTCATTTTGGCCAATCAAACCAAAAACGGCCAACTCTCAGTCATGCATATGCCTGTCAGCGCTCACCCACTCAACTTCATCCTCCAGACCATAAACATGTGTTCCCCAGTGAAGAGCAGGACAGACAGTCCCAAGATGAAAGTGTTAAGCAGGGATTGCGGAGCTGGAGGATCAACTCCTACCTTAATACTTATGAAAATGCTGAAGAAGAAGGCTTGCAACAACCTTTTGGCCCAGACGCTTTTGATGAGCCTCcaccaccacaacaacaacaacaacctgaaAGCAGACAGTACAACCCAGAGGCTCCAGTGCTTCGCTTTAACACACAAGAGCCACCTACCATACAAAGTAAGCCAAAACTTGATTTACGGCCTCGCTTTGGTAAACCCATTTTACCAGACAGGAAACAAGTAAAAGATATAATCACTGATCAGGCTTCTGCAGGAATGGAGTCTCAAAATAAATCCGCTATTACAGCGACACCATTCACATCAGCAGAAACAGATAGTGAAAAGGAGATGAATTTAAAGGATTCCAAAAATtcaaaggaaatcagcatcacCAAACACGAGTCGTTCCGGACCCGCATCAACCCAGTGCTGCAGAGGAGCTCACGGTTACGCTCCTCCCTCATCTTCAGCTCCTCTAAGGTAGAGCAACACAGCTCTGCACTTTCTGGAGATAAGCTACAAGAGGATGAAGACAACAACTCAATTAGAACCTCTTCAATTGTAGCAGAGATTTTAGAAAAGAGGAGGTCATTTTCTAGGGAGCCTTTTGACTGGAATAAGCATAAAAAGATAGAGGAAAAAGACAGTAAGGGGTTGGTACAAGAAGAGGTAACTTCCAAAACAGAGGAAGTCCCTGCTAAGAACACTAAAGAAATTAAAGAGGAACCGAAGAATCCTGTGCTTGAAGCGAAAGAgattacaaaacaaacagagcCTACATTGCCAAAACCAAAACCCCTCTTCTTGGACATGAATGATCCAGCAAGCCGTCTGCAGTACTTTAAAGAACTGTCTATAAAGAGAAAGAACTTACAAACAGAGGaagctttaaataaaagtcaAGAGCCGCTTCCAAAAAAGCCAGATCTAGCTGATATTCAACCAAGCACAACAGCAGCCGTAGTTCCATCCATTTCAGTTACCCATGCAGATCCCTTCtcaacaacaccaacaccatcaACAACAACGCCATCAACATCAATAACATCAACAccatcaacaacaacatcaacacgatcaacaacaacagcaacaacggTACAAATAGATTCTGCTGCAAAACCCTCTGTGGTAACAACAAAGTTAAGActtggtgaagaaaaaataCACATGCATGGTTCTGTGCAGATGGAGGAGTCTACAGATGCAGCAAAGAAAGAGACGGCTAAGGAACCAAAGATACCAAAACCTTTTCCTTCACCTAAGTTTACACTGAAACCTTTCAAAAGTTCTCACACACGGCGCACCTCCTGTGGTGACGATATTCTCACAGATGCAACAGATGCTGAAAAAAGCGAACTTAAAAAGTCTCGAAGCCTCAGCATATCAAGCACGCCACACACAGAGTCCAAGGAAAGTCTTAGCTTAAGTCGACATGGCTCCAACTTGTCCCTAAATGTTACAGGCTCAGAAGGCAAAGACACAAAGGCTCTTGATTTTCTGAAGAAGCAAACACAGAGACTAAAGGGTTTTCTGGGGCccaaaggagaaaaaaagaatgcaggAGGTTTAAGTACTGCAGATGACAAGCAAATGAAAACTGTCCCTGAACTATCAGAGGAAACTTCCTCTAAAGGGAAAGAAACTCACTCCGATTCAGTGTCAACATCAACAACTGACAATTCCAAATCAACCAATAAGCCAAGTCCCTCTCGCTATCAGTCCTCTACCTCTACTGTGCTATTCAGCAGCAACCTCAGGGATGATACCAAGGTAATCCTTGAGCAAATCTCTGCAAACAGCCAGAAGAATAGACAAGAGCTGGCCAAGCAGGCTGATGAGACTGTAAAAGCAGAAGGGGAAAAAGGCCATGTTTCAAATATTGAACATGAGCCAGTCCCGCAATACCAGAGTCGAAACCGGTTCAACCGAGCTCAAGTCAATCCTCAGGAGCGGGACAGCCTACTGAAGAGAATAGAGAGTATGCGCAAAGAGAAGAAGGTCTACAGTCGCTTTGAGGTACTCTAATAAAGTCCAGAATAGTGACCTGAAGATGTAGGAAAGACAAAGCAAAAGCACTGCTATTGTAGAACAAGTAAATATGATTCATAATGTAGTTTATGTAGGAAATCTGAAAAATGTAGCAACTTTGTAAAATAGTTgtattatatttgtgtttatattagtttttttccatttgttttagTTTTCCACAATATGTTTTATTGTAGGTTAACAAAtttctagagctgcaacaactaatcaataaaatcgataataatcaagaatgaaaatcgttgtcaacaaatctcatttacTCGctgcgttacttctgttccgaaaacacgcatcgGAAACGTGGCAGAGAGTACAGAcaaaagttgtgtcccaaatgacatactacacactgtacactatgtactctaccatcttgtgtatgaattttagTAGGGTAGTATTGTTTCAAACGGAACACTAGCTTTTTTTACTAGCCGGAAGTATAACccgtttcccagtcgatggcaCATGACATCAAATGCACGTAATGCGACACCTCTAGgtttagcagaatacccagagtcaactaaaatggatttcttcagtttactgtttatgtcagcgtAACGCTGCCCAGAATCTTTTTATGCCCAGCATGACCTCAGACGGAGGTGTAATTATCATGACAGCAGAaaaaagtgtgcgacctccaggtcctctaaggcaggggtgattttatattaaatgcctcAGAAAATTCtaacctgcaaactttacaaagtggagcttgtgtagcacggaagcatgacagtgatgcacgagcacaaacatatgttta
The sequence above is drawn from the Ictalurus furcatus strain D&B chromosome 24, Billie_1.0, whole genome shotgun sequence genome and encodes:
- the fam83hb gene encoding protein FAM83H, whose product is MAHRSQCSSMGDNPLDPNYLPPHYREEYRLAIDALVENDLDGYYKFLQNANIVDFLSRPEIEHIKNTVQTPQRVASVPELAYHEMDQDGSSDTYWPLHSDLDAPGLDLGWPLQQHSFVGPTEVRTLVNPSDPEMPSIKEQARRLIKNAQQVIAVVMDMFTDVDIFADLLDAAQRHVPIYILLDEQNAHHFVAMVTSCKVNLDMVHMMRVRTVAGITYFCRTGKSFKGQLMDRFLLVDCRAVLSGNYSFMWSFEKIHRCIAHLFLGELVATFDEEFRILFAQSQPLVVENSLVPMPPDSTSGYLSNQFGLKRSQSLRNPRGILRHSEHLGYPFGGDRLDTALPFRRDDPFRHSIEPGGIALQVGKFSSHQMRMQQSFLEQGRPIIASRQLEMNMYKRHSYAEGTHESYSSSRQYMKHRVMNNLDEMETHYQRDQQFYQSEGTGLETGRFDPLRSSSLYQLDQYSDPMYQLELEAPESHNVLSSEDLSNDPESKLHEGVAHFGQSNQKRPTLSHAYACQRSPTQLHPPDHKHVFPSEEQDRQSQDESVKQGLRSWRINSYLNTYENAEEEGLQQPFGPDAFDEPPPPQQQQQPESRQYNPEAPVLRFNTQEPPTIQSKPKLDLRPRFGKPILPDRKQVKDIITDQASAGMESQNKSAITATPFTSAETDSEKEMNLKDSKNSKEISITKHESFRTRINPVLQRSSRLRSSLIFSSSKVEQHSSALSGDKLQEDEDNNSIRTSSIVAEILEKRRSFSREPFDWNKHKKIEEKDSKGLVQEEVTSKTEEVPAKNTKEIKEEPKNPVLEAKEITKQTEPTLPKPKPLFLDMNDPASRLQYFKELSIKRKNLQTEEALNKSQEPLPKKPDLADIQPSTTAAVVPSISVTHADPFSTTPTPSTTTPSTSITSTPSTTTSTRSTTTATTVQIDSAAKPSVVTTKLRLGEEKIHMHGSVQMEESTDAAKKETAKEPKIPKPFPSPKFTLKPFKSSHTRRTSCGDDILTDATDAEKSELKKSRSLSISSTPHTESKESLSLSRHGSNLSLNVTGSEGKDTKALDFLKKQTQRLKGFLGPKGEKKNAGGLSTADDKQMKTVPELSEETSSKGKETHSDSVSTSTTDNSKSTNKPSPSRYQSSTSTVLFSSNLRDDTKVILEQISANSQKNRQELAKQADETVKAEGEKGHVSNIEHEPVPQYQSRNRFNRAQVNPQERDSLLKRIESMRKEKKVYSRFEMGNNLG